A stretch of DNA from Brevibacillus ruminantium:
AATTTCGCCATTCTCGTGGTCAATCAATCGGTAAGCGGCAGACGCAACGCTTGGTTTGCTATAATCTTTCAATCCGGTTAACCCGATTTTTATCAAGGTCGGATGTTCTTCCTCGACGAACTGGGCAAACACGGCAAACTGATCAATATCTGCCTCTTGGATGATATCCACTAACAGATCGTGGAATCCTTTCTCGTGTTGTAACAGGATTCGAACCATTTGCTTTACATCCTGTTCATCACGGGCACATTTGGCGACAGCGCGAGCGATCACGAAAAGCGAAGAATCGAGCTTATGATTACGCAGCATTTTTAGCAATGGCTCGACTGCTTCTCCTGCCCGCATGCATCCCAGATGATACGCAGCATCTACTTTTGCAGAGTAGGATCGTCCATTCAGACGTGTTAAGTGATACTGTGTGAATCCCAAATCTTTGCAAAGAACGATCAGCTTTTGCCGTTGAACGCCTGTAAAGGATTCGATCAGATCATTGATCCGGTCTTGCAAAATCAGGCGTTCCCCCTCATTCATCGGGATATTTGGCACCCGCAATCGTTCATCACCCTGGCTGTGTGCTTGAATGTACAAAAGATAATCCTTGTATTTTTTCTGAAATCGATCGGACGCCTGCTGATTCTTCACTTCTTTGATCTTCTTTATATAGACCACTACGAGAAAAATCACGTTACATGCAACGAGAACATACAAGATATTGATCGCCATGGTAAACGAGGTATTCACACATCGAACTCCTTCCTTCATTCCCAGCTGTAGACCTTTATTTCTTTACCGGTTGATCCACTTCATGCATGGCTTTCTGCATGATGTAGTAGCTCTGTTTCGGACGTTCTACATATTGTACATCCGTGTCTTTCCAGCTCTTCCAGGTATAAAGAGGCAGCTTTGATACCGGATACGGAGGGTTGCCATCAAAGCCGATCACTTCCTTCGTATCCTTTTTCACAATCCAGGGGACGATGCGAATCCCTTCCACTGGGGTTGTCTTAAATTGTCTTCTGTCGGTCTTTTCGTAATTGATCACTCGTAAAGAGCTAGGGTCGCTAAATCCAAGCAACATCCAAGGGATACGAACTTCCAAGATATTTCCTTTCGCCTGCCACATCGCTTTGGAATTGTAATCAGGCTGCGATGGATCGTTATTCCCTCTGAGCAGATCGCCTACCTCAACATCCTTGAATGGATGCGAAACCCGAGAATCGGGACGTTCCAATAGATAATTCACGACCAATTTCCATGGTTTAAAAATGCCAGAGTCATCTTGCAATTGCTTGCTGTCTAGCGCCGGATCAGCTGTTTTTCCGAAAGCGCGCGTATGGAAATCGTAGTTGGAAGCGATCATCATCTTGCCCTTCTGTTCATCAGACAGTTCCAGAAGGGTTTCCAAACCTTCATCCAAGGTCTTTCCCTGAAGCTGCGGGGCATGGCGATTCCCGCCTTGTAACGTATCCATCCCGAAATAAATCGCTTGTTTCGATGGATCAAAAGGTTCGGACAGCTTGGCCATCAGATAGAGATACCCCTCATCATGCGATACCCAAAGCTCGTTTAAACCTTTGCTATTCGTATCTATTTTTGCTTTTTCGTCAGTTCCAAGCTTATCCCAATCAGAGGTGTCTCCATCGATGCGGAGTTTCTCATCCTTACTGGGAAACATGCCGAGAACGCCAAAGAAAGATTCATTGGTCAAGGTGTTATACCAATAAGCACGACGATCAGGGATGTCGTAATTCAGCGTATTCCATGTCTTTTTAAACCACTCATCCTGCCAGGTGAATAGGATGGCGCCGGAATAGCCTTCTTCATGGATTTGCCGGAACATATCGGCATCCATTTCCCCTTGTTCCTTCTCATCATGCCCCCCCTGATTGCGGCCCAACATCCCCATATGGGCGATCCCTTGCGAAGCAGGCACTCCAAATTCCGTAATCATAATCGGGATATCACGGTGGTACTCTTTCAATTTATGGAGATATGTTTGATAGCTGTCGATTTGTCCTTTCTTATTTTTCATCGTCTGAAAGGATTTATCATAAGTAAAAAAATCGGGATAGTATGGATAGACGTGATAGGAAGCGAAGTAACCCGCATCCCAATTGACAGGTTCTATGTGAGTCG
This window harbors:
- a CDS encoding HEAT repeat domain-containing protein, producing the protein MNTSFTMAINILYVLVACNVIFLVVVYIKKIKEVKNQQASDRFQKKYKDYLLYIQAHSQGDERLRVPNIPMNEGERLILQDRINDLIESFTGVQRQKLIVLCKDLGFTQYHLTRLNGRSYSAKVDAAYHLGCMRAGEAVEPLLKMLRNHKLDSSLFVIARAVAKCARDEQDVKQMVRILLQHEKGFHDLLVDIIQEADIDQFAVFAQFVEEEHPTLIKIGLTGLKDYSKPSVASAAYRLIDHENGEIQLKAVEVYLNSSHLLPKNVIKKLLGHANAEIRLLTIGALSAFRNESYVSALKESLQDTDKRVVYASAIALINLGQDGMATLCSVAAETIGKEQGTFIQQIIEDELKKLSTQLHDLDKLTRYNALLYSYEKTFGKYKRIYRVV